The genomic DNA AGGCGAGAACGATCTAATGGATTGAATTTACCGCTGTTGCGCAGGTCAGCCGCAACAATACCACCGATATCTTCAGGTGCAGCTCCCGGACCAGCCCACTGGAAAGGCACAACGCCAATCGGACGCGCCGAGTCCACCCCCTGGGTGATCTCGATACGTACTTCTGCGTGCAGCGCCGCTGCCCACAGCATCAGAAAACCAAATGCTACTCGTAATGCCTGCTTCATCATATCTCCCTTATCCGGATACAAAATCCACGATAATTTAGCAGAATGTTAACAAACTCAAATACACAAGACTACCAAAACCCTGAGACTACCGTAGTTTGTTTTTCCCCCATCATCATAGAGAGAAATCCATTAAGGTTTGAAGTCCAGCGGCGCATTCTTGAATACTTCATATACAGCCTGTGATGGCGGTTTTGGATACTTCGCCTGACGGGCTGCGGAGAGCGCAGCGCTACAAAGCGCAGGATCGCCACCTTCAGACTGGATATCCAGAAGCATGCCATCTGGCGCCAGTTTGATACGTAATGTACATGTCTTACCGGCGTAAGAGGAAGCATCATAAAAACGGCTTTCGATCGCTGCTTTTATCTGCCCGGCGTAGTTACTGATATCCGCCCCTGATGCACCGTTATTTTTATTGTTACCGCTTCCGGCTGGTGAAGCATTGTTCCCTTTCGCTCCTCCGCCAGTTTTCGGCGCATTCTTACCTGAACTCAGGTCACCGAAAAGATCGTCAACATTGGCTTCCGATGCTTTTGCTGCCGCGGCAGCTTTTTTCGCCGCGGCCGCTTTGGCGGCTTTGTCAGCGGCGGCCTTCTCTGCTGCTGCTTTTTTCTCAGCGGCAGCGGCTTTGGCTGCAGCCGCTTTTTCGGCGGCAGCTTTCTCAGCGGCAGCCTGCTTAGCCTCAGCGGCGGCTTTCTTCTCCGCGTCCTGCTGCGCTTTTTTCGCGGCTTCTGCTTCTGCTTTTTTCTTCGCATCGGCAGCGGCTTTTGCTGCTTCGGCTTCCGCTTTCTTCTTGGCGTCAGCGGCGGCTTTTGCCGCATCTGCTTCGGCTTTCTTCTGTGCGTCGGCAGCAGCTTTCTTCGCCGCATCAGCCGCCGCTTTGGCGTCAGCTTCCGCTTTGGCTTTAGCATCTGCAGCCGCTTTCGCCGCCGCTTCTTCAGCCTGCTTTTGCTTCTCCTGCGCGCTCTTCGCCGCTTCCTGTGCTTCTAAACGTTCTTTTTCCAGTTGCTTCAGACGTTCCTGCTCAGCGGCCTGCTTCTCACGCAGCTCTTCCGCCTGCTGCTGCGCCTGTTTATCTCGCTGCTCCTGAGCACGTCTGGCGCTGGCCTGTTGCTGCTGCTGCCGGTCGTAGTTCTGAACGACCGCACCGGGATCAACCATCACGGCGTCAATGGCTGAACCACCGCCGCCGCCAGCAGAAGCATCTATAT from Trabulsiella odontotermitis includes the following:
- the tolA gene encoding cell envelope integrity protein TolA, coding for MSKAIEQNDKLKRAIIISVVLHIILIALLIWSSFDEHIDASAGGGGGSAIDAVMVDPGAVVQNYDRQQQQQASARRAQEQRDKQAQQQAEELREKQAAEQERLKQLEKERLEAQEAAKSAQEKQKQAEEAAAKAAADAKAKAEADAKAAADAAKKAAADAQKKAEADAAKAAADAKKKAEAEAAKAAADAKKKAEAEAAKKAQQDAEKKAAAEAKQAAAEKAAAEKAAAAKAAAAEKKAAAEKAAADKAAKAAAAKKAAAAAKASEANVDDLFGDLSSGKNAPKTGGGAKGNNASPAGSGNNKNNGASGADISNYAGQIKAAIESRFYDASSYAGKTCTLRIKLAPDGMLLDIQSEGGDPALCSAALSAARQAKYPKPPSQAVYEVFKNAPLDFKP